Genomic segment of Phycisphaerae bacterium:
AAAACCAAACGATTCATTGCTTATACCAGCGCCTTTATTGATGAGTAATTCAGCTATATCCAAATGGCCTTTGAGTGCAGCCCAGTATAACGGTGTGGGTTTTGTGGGATAGCCGCCGTTAACATCCGCTCCCTTTTCAAGAAGAAATTTTACCGTTTCTGTCTGCCCATTGAGTGCTGCGATGTGCAACGGCATAAAATTACCTTGCGCAGCATTAATCATATTGGGGTCTTCCTCCAGAAAGACCTTGACCCGTTCAGTATCTCCCATGGCCGATGCCGAAACAATGTCCACTTTAGCGCCCTTGGTAAGAAGAAGATTTTTCATATCCTCATGATTGTCACCAATGGCAAATAATAAAGGCGTTATACCGGAAGAATTTTTTGCGTCTACGTCGGCCCCTTTGACGATAAGCATCTCGACAATATCCAAATCATCGAGCTTGACTGCGAAATGCAGCGGGGTCCAGCCGCCAGACATTTTTGCATTAACGTCGGCGCCTTTGGCAAGCAGCAGAGATACTATTTCCTTATATAATCCGGGATGGTCTGCTTTTTTTATCTTGTCTCTTACTTCCCCGCCGAACCACATTAATATGTTTTCATCCCCCTTGATGGCAGCAAAGTGTAGTGGCGCACCATTAATATCTTTCGGCCATTTGGCATTGACATCGGCGCCTTTGGCAATAAGAGCTTTCACTTCCTCCAGATTGCCTTCATAAACAGCTTTGTGCATCGCGAAACTTGCGCTATTGACATCTGTACTTTCCGCCGCTTGAAGCATCACGGGTGTGCCTGTCCCGGCAAAGACCAAGAGAACAATAAAAACACACACCGCAGAAAACAGGACTCGTCTCATTAAATACTCCCTCCAATCTCTTTCTATGTGATACAGGATATTCCCGAATTTAGACGTCCAAGCCGTAATCTTTCAGCGTTTGCCGCAGTAAAGCTTTTGTTTTTTCATCCAGCGGCGTCATCGGCAGGCGCAACTCTTCGGGGGCCATATTCAGCATCGCCATCGCCGCCTTGACGGGGATAGGGTTACTCGCCAGGCCGAGCATGTCCCTGCAAAGTGCAAAAAGCTTCTTGTGCCATTTCAGCGCCGAGGCGAAATCGCCTTCGAGGATTAAATCGGTCATCGCCTTTACGTCGGCAGGAACAATATTGGCCACCACGCTGATGACGCCCTTGCCTCCGACCGAACATATCGGCAGCGTAAGCGAATCATCACCCGAGATAATGGTCATATCGCATCGTGCCGCGATTTCACTGGCCATATCC
This window contains:
- a CDS encoding ankyrin repeat domain-containing protein, with product MRRVLFSAVCVFIVLLVFAGTGTPVMLQAAESTDVNSASFAMHKAVYEGNLEEVKALIAKGADVNAKWPKDINGAPLHFAAIKGDENILMWFGGEVRDKIKKADHPGLYKEIVSLLLAKGADVNAKMSGGWTPLHFAVKLDDLDIVEMLIVKGADVDAKNSSGITPLLFAIGDNHEDMKNLLLTKGAKVDIVSASAMGDTERVKVFLEEDPNMINAAQGNFMPLHIAALNGQTETVKFLLEKGADVNGGYPTKPTPLYWAALKGHLDIAELLINKGAGISNESFGFPHPLFGAIAGKHKEAAELLIAKGAGVNFKSKNTPLLMAMGENCPDIAELLIAKGADVNAKDRDDKTPLHYAASGGNKDIVEMLLARGADINAKGKDGETPPVLAERKGYPDIAEFMRKYQAQSEAEKSDTNEPGSSNNITFKSAEPAPEAFDAWSFRWMGPVGEPNAKFWYVVIQPDGKEYFRYDLPILARGRLRSDFGVGIAGGDPSVFYKEYIHFSVFASKGKPAFSQSDSAGFKFEFYQKNAEGKIEWKKPFKTIDSVIDSSADAEVKD